The DNA region CAGGTAATCACGTCAGCGGAAAATATTAACACATACTCTTGTAAATCCCTATGAGATTGTCTAAGTTCCCAAAATTAAGTTTAGCGCTTTACTTTTACCTCTGGCCTTGGCTAATGGAAGCAAGATTACTAACTTTAGATGAGGCTACCCAGCGAGCTTTAATTTATTCTCCTGCCGTAGCCATCGTTGAGACCGCATGGAAAGTTAGGCAATCGGAGGAATATCAGGCAAGCTTTCTACCAAATCCCTTAGCTTCCGTAGAAATTGATAAAGCTAATTTAATTGGGAAAGAGAAAAAAAGAGCGAGAGATCGAGGATTTTCTTGCAATTTATCGCAATCCATTGAATTAGGGGGTAAAAGACATCTTCGAAAACAGACTGCTGGACTCCAAACCTCATTAGCCTTCAAAGAAATAGAAGTTACAAGGTTAGAGGTAAGTTGCCAGGTAAAGAAAGCTTTTATTGAAGTGGCTGCTGCGCAAGAGTATTTGCGCTTTGCTCAAGAACTCCAACTAAGTGCCCAAGAGGTTTTTTTTTCCACTTCGGCAAAAGTTGAAGGAGGAAAAATATCTTCCTTAAAAGGAAAGAAAGCTAAGTTATCGGTATTAACCGCTCATCTAGCTTTAGAAAAAGCTCGCAATAATTTTGAAAATTCTAAAAAAAAGCTCGCTCTGATTTGGGGAGATAGCCGTCCAGACTTTACTTCTGTTGATTATAATCTTTTAGAAATTACTTTAGTCGAGGATCTTGCTGCCTTCATTGCTGAGCAAAATGATAATATTGCAACGAAGCAATGGGATCTACAGATAGCAAATGCTGACCTCCTGATTGCGAGTGAAAAAGCGCAACGTATTCCTAACCTTGTAGTTACCGCAGGATATGTCAGCTCTGCTGAGGACGGAGAAGGACTATTGCTTGGATTTTCCATGGCTATTCCGATATGGGATAGAAATCAGGGCAACATTTCTAAAGCCAAGCATTTATTAAAGCAGCTTTATAACAA from Neochlamydia sp. AcF84 includes:
- a CDS encoding TolC family protein — translated: MEARLLTLDEATQRALIYSPAVAIVETAWKVRQSEEYQASFLPNPLASVEIDKANLIGKEKKRARDRGFSCNLSQSIELGGKRHLRKQTAGLQTSLAFKEIEVTRLEVSCQVKKAFIEVAAAQEYLRFAQELQLSAQEVFFSTSAKVEGGKISSLKGKKAKLSVLTAHLALEKARNNFENSKKKLALIWGDSRPDFTSVDYNLLEITLVEDLAAFIAEQNDNIATKQWDLQIANADLLIASEKAQRIPNLVVTAGYVSSAEDGEGLLLGFSMAIPIWDRNQGNISKAKHLLKQLYNKRNKDNLQARLQLEAEYAQLLTAYQEGLLYNNDVLPIALATFEGAKQEYLQGKNDYLELLEAQRTLLDVHDKYMHALVDYHQRKIELYRLVRVGYADTQGR